Proteins from a single region of Mytilus trossulus isolate FHL-02 chromosome 2, PNRI_Mtr1.1.1.hap1, whole genome shotgun sequence:
- the LOC134708245 gene encoding adenylate kinase 8-like, whose product MDQTKRPLLIPPEFGTYAEKHGIFDLYKRLMEQLLINKPSDPLAFLVELLKRDNNDVPQVIILGPPASGKKTIAKLCSNKLRTAHLTEDNMVAEAETDTKVKVQEMIKKKQVVPTEVWVKILTDRMKLADCIKKGWVMEGFPQTREQALALQTAGVYAKHTVILDAPDTVLIERAQGKRIDPKTGDIYHTTFDLPTNPEIQGRLEEVPGYKEEEMVQKLIEYHRHIDGVLDCYQKTVKTINADQPKADVFSQVYTYLCRNPRSNAPHTPRIVLLGPTGSGKGVQAALLANKYNIVNVSCGQLVKQSIADETDQGKASIPYVDKDMMVPDTIVQKIVSNRLSQLDCVSRGWVLHGYPRTREQGEMLAKEGFLPNRVFFLNVPNDSVIERLTLRSTDPITGDRYHSLYNPPRTQEVKDRLSKHNKDDESKVKARLSQYHAYVEELADLYIQGQQINADQDPHTVFECIESMIVNPLPKKFM is encoded by the exons AGACTAATGGAACAGTTATTGATCAACAAACCCTCAGACCCATTAGCATTTCTGGTGGAATTACTAAAGAGGGACAACAATGATG ttCCTCAAGTAATAATTCTAGGACCTCCAGCCTCTGGTAAGAAAACAATAGCCAAACTTTGTTCCAATAAACTAAGAACTGCACACCTGACAGAAGACAATATGGTTGCTGAAGCTGAAACAGACACCAAAGTTAAAGTACAGGAgatgataaaaaagaaacag GTTGTTCCAACAGAAGTATGGGTTAAGATATTAACTGACAGGATGAAGCTGGCTGACTGTATAAAGAAAGGCTGGGTCATGGAAGGATTTCCTCAAACTAGAGAACAAGCTTTAGCATTACAAACTGCTGGTGTTTATGCAAAACACACAG ttatATTAGATGCACCAGACACTGTGTTGATTGAGAGAGCACAAGGTAAAAGGATTGACCCAAAGACAGGAGATATTTACCATACTACATTTGATTTACCTACAAATCCTGAGATCCAGGGACGTCTAGAAGAAGTTCCAGGTTATAAAGAGGAAGAAATGGTACAAAAACTTATAGAATATCATCGCCATATTGATGGAGTGCTAGATTGTTACCAGAAGACTGTAAAAACTATCAATGCTGATCAGCCTAAAGCTGATGTTTTCTCACAAG tATACACATATCTATGTAGAAACCCAAGATCTAATGCACCACACACACCAAGGATTGTATTGCTGGGACCTACTGGATCAGGGAAAGGTGTCCAAGCAGCTCTCCTGgccaataaatataatattgttaatg TATCATGTGGACAGTTGGTGAAACAATCCATAGCAGATGAAACTGATCAAGGAAAAGCTTCAATACCTTATGTGGACAAAGATATGATGG TGCCAGATACAATTGTACAGAAAATAGTGAGCAACAGATTGTCCCAGCTGGACTGTGTCAGTAGGGGATGGGTGCTACATGGTTACCCCAGGACCAGAGAACAGGGAGAAATGTTGGCTAAAGAAGGATTTCTTCCAAACAG AGTATTTTTCCTCAATGTGCCCAATGATTCAGTGATAGAGAGATTAACATTACGATCCACCGATCCTATCACAGGAGACAGATATCACAGTCTTTACAATCCTCCACGGACACAGGAAGTCAAGGATCGTCTCTCTAAACATAACAAAGACGATGAAAGCAAGGTGAAGGCCAGGTTATCACAATATCATGCCTACGTTGAGGAGCTAGCAGACTTATATATACAAGGACAACAAATTAACGCTGACCAAGACCCACATACAGTGTTTGAATGTATTGAAAGTATGATTGTCAATCCACTGCCGAAAAAGTTTATGTGA